CATTATCTCCCTCATCGATCCATCTCCTCTAGCCACTCTACGTACGCACTTGCCTCTGTGCGTCTATCTCTCATTCCAAGTAGTAGCCGTCGCGATCGATCGAGATCCGCCATGGTTGCACACGCCAGCATCTactgcaacgccgccaccaccaCGACGACGGCGAGGAGCGGGCTGGCATACTCCGCCGTGGCCCCTAAGTCGTCGCCGAGGAATACCAAGAGAAGGAGCGGCAGGAAGGCGACGAGGACAAcggccgggcggcggcgctgcgTGGAGGCGATCAGGAGGAAGATGGAAGCGCTGAGGCGGCTCGTCCCTAGCGGCGGCGATCACCGCAGCAACGAcgaggtggaggacgacggcgtgGACGAGCTCCTGTTCCGCGCCGCCGACTACATCGTGCGGCTGCAggtgcaggtgaaggcgatgcAGCTCATGGTCGACGTGCTGGAGCACACCAAAGACTCTTGATTATTTATTCATTTCTACTACTAGGTCGTGTCGAGCAGAACAGATACATGTACACGCATACCAGTATAGGTACCCGCGTACGTATACAAATTGTGTATTTTTTCGATTTGGGGggttattttttctttctttctctttcggTGTTTTGGAGAAGTATGAAATACGTACGTAGGGGTTAATTATACGGGTGGGAATGGTATTGGTTTATTCGTTAATTGTTGTGAACTTGCGTGAGTGCGTACTGGAGTACTTACGTAATGGTGTAAATATGTATACATGAGTTTGATATatgtatacatacatatatacatcgGGTATATGATGCTACAATATGGAAATTTTGGTTGCTAGTATTTATTTACAAATCACTATGACAGGACAATATTtacttatgtgatgtttgtttcgGAATAAATGTTTATTTTGGTGGGTTTGCTATTTCTCAATTACCTGAGAATAGAAATCGGATTAGTCAGAGAATCAACTAGTGGTTTGATGGTTAAGAGgatggtggtatcctaacctcccATGAATACCAATGCGACGTGGCTAGCCGCCGACGCGCACGAGGGGGTGGATGTGCTTTTCGTTTTGTCTGCCTCTCGGATTAAACAACAACAAAGCTCGACACAAGGATGCCATCAATGGCTTATCGAGACCTCGCCGGAGGCGGGAACAACACGGATCGCCGCAGGAGGAGAGTAGATTGGAGGAGGAAGATATGGTGATGGCTGCTGGATTTCAGTCCAATGTTAGGAAAATCGTTTTTCCAAGGTAGTTGTTCCCTAGGTGCTtacttattttagaattttttttctaaagCATGCAAAATGTGTGCCATAGCTTTACAGAGGATAGATGTAAAATACAAGAATTACAGACAAACTCCCACCACACCTGGTGAGAAGTAAACTCCTCTCCAACTCGAATGCACACATTACAACCACAATGCACAAGATCATGTCCTAAACTGGCCATCAAAGCCGCATCTCAACCAACACCGGCCATCTTCAAAGAGCAACAACTCCAAAAGAACTAATCTTGCCGACGCACCAACCACCCCTTGAAGGCCTAAAAGAGTCGGCACGTGGGTGATGGGACCCAGACAACTACGAGAAAGTCATCATCTAGGACTCACCCGCAACGGCGTACATAGCGCCCCTAGACCCTAGAGAACAATCCATAAAAGTAGCGAGCACCATAGGAACGCAAGATAGAACCTCCAAGCCATGTGTCCAAATACGATGCTCCAAACAGAGAAACGACGCCAAGGGCGCAACCATCGTCATTCCGGATCCGAACCTAGGCTTTCACTCGGAGAAAACAAACCGGGTGAGAGAAAGCGAGATGCCGACACACCACAGTGATACCTCCAAGAAGGGAGAACGACACCCACGGGTGTCATCACCACTGGCACTGACATAGAAGGACAAGACTTCCATCGGCATGGACCCACCCCTACATCCTTGCCTGCCGGAATGGGCAACACCGCCCATGTTGCTTCAGTCCATCGCCACCACATCACCGCGTCATCACGCCCGGCCAGCACCACCGCTAGAACGGCTGGCACCACCATGCCGAGCTAACATTGTTGCCGCTAGCACCACCACGGTGCCCAGAAGCCACTGTGACCCGGCATCACCATGCCTACTGGCAACCACATACCAAGCCCCACAGGTGATCGGGAGTGGTCAAGGGAGGATcaccttgcgaagaagaagcacgagGCTCGCCCACAAAGCGATAAACAGAAGGAGGATGGGCATGCACAACGGATTTCAATTAGAAAAGAAGGTGGGGCCGCCCCTTCCGCTCTGAACTACCACTTTGCCTTTTGGTCCCTGGTGCGATGGACACCGTGTTGCCTTGTGGGATCCGTCATATTCTTATCTTTGGGATAGGAGCAGCCAAATCGCTACCCGCTAAATCGAAATGTGCTTAGTCGCTATTTAAGCCATCAAAAGGGGAATCCGGGCTCTATATATCCATATCTCGTATTTattttctcatagttcgtaggaaTAGCTCGTCTCGTATTGACGGATAAAGATGCGAACCCTTTGCCGAGAAATAAGAGTGCTCTTGGCATCCAGCTACTTTGGCGGCCGCGGCAACACCATCGGACGGAACCCGCCCCACCGCCACCGAGCAGGGCCGCCATCAGATCTTCGTCGTGCTTCGCCGCCAAGAAAGCCGACCGATACCATATGCCGCTGCCGGGGGAGAGCCACGTCCAGGAGAGGCCCCGTTGCCGTCGGCATTGCTCGGGTTTCTCCTGACAGTGTCCCTCCACGTCAGCAAGGGAGAAGGGGACGGAGGGAGGGAAGCTGGGTGGGGTTGAAGGCGAAGTTCGACTTGAGAACTGCTCGACGAATGGCCCTTATTATTTTAGCATTTTAATTGTGTTCCGGAAAACGAGTTTTGTATCTCTAATTAGTTAGCCGCCCTTTAGTTCCTCCTTCCCCTGCTGTGGCCTTCACAAGTTGCTCCCCTTGCGCGCTCCTCATTTTTTTTAGAGAAGGACGAAGACCCCGGTTGTGCGCTCCTCATGGAACCCCCCTCCCCGTTTGCTCCCAATGGCAAGCAGCACGGCCGATCGTAGTAGCTCATTCTCGTCGCCTCCCTAGAAGTTGTCCTTGCCCTTGGGCCGCGCTGGCCTTCTCCCCTTTGCCCAGCATTGCCGATCATCATCTCTCCTTGTAACAAACGTCATGGAGAAAAACCTCACCATAAAAACTATGGGAGCCAAGATTTAGCTGCACCAAGAAACCTCACCGTAACCTCTTAACAAGTGCCGGAACCATGGCAAGAAAATTTCTGAAAAGTGGATAAAATGAGCACCCAAAATTTCTACATACAAACAGGGTTCACGATGGAGTTTCCTTCCAACATATCCAGATGCTAATGCCAAGGAGAAGGAAGGGTTGTACAACAAAAGAATGGCATCGCCCTACAAGACATGTTCATTTCCTACCAGAAGGGTGGCGAAGAAGCACGGCATCTTCGCCAATCAGCAGTTCACTCTTCTCTAGGATAACTGATCATCGTCCACTTCTTCTGTTCGACAGCTCCTTGTCGACAAAACATCAGATGCTCTCTACCTATGGTCTGAACTGAACTAGATGAAATGGCAACAGTGCTActctttttttcgaaaaggaggatggaCCCCTGGCCTCTGCTAAACATTATGACGAAACTGCTCTGTTCCGTAGTATCCTCTCTACATAACGTCCGAGCTCAGGCGAGATAGAATCCGCGGCAGCCTGGACACATTTCTTGTAAGAAAAGTCCTCAGTGGTACCGTCGTCCCGTACCATAATGAAGCACCTTGTTCCTGGGTGACTAGGATGATGTCCAATCTGCGAGGAGCACACATCACATCATCTCAGGGTAACAATATGCTAGAATTCAAGAGTAACCATAATGCACTGCAAAATAGTTGGCTATGATATCTACAACAAGCATAGGTACCAAAACAGGGATGTAACACAATAGATACCGTCAGATTGAACAATATGAACAGAGGGAAAGGATTGTTGTTCATGCAACCTTGGGAACACAACAATGCTACGAAAGCTGGTAAGAGTAGCAATCTTAAGATGGGATTAAATGAACACAATCCTTTTCACATTAAGGGGACAGCTCATTAGCACATTCGCATGTCAGCACCGAGAATATTAGCACATATACCAAATGATGAAAAACAGATGCACACAAAGATGCAAGAAAATCAATCCTATTATTTTGGGAAACAATAGGATTCCTATTAATACAGTCATCTATAGTTAGCTACATTCATATCAGTAGAATTGTAGAATGACGAAGCTATGAGGAAAACAGAAACGCATTTATATTACCTTTATATCTTTTATTCCAGCACCAATCTTTTCACGCCCTCTGGGATGAAATC
This DNA window, taken from Triticum aestivum cultivar Chinese Spring chromosome 1D, IWGSC CS RefSeq v2.1, whole genome shotgun sequence, encodes the following:
- the LOC123166352 gene encoding transcription factor bHLH149-like, whose amino-acid sequence is MAPLSPCSNTCILSHQLHYLPHRSISSSHSTYALASVRLSLIPSSSRRDRSRSAMVAHASIYCNAATTTTTARSGLAYSAVAPKSSPRNTKRRSGRKATRTTAGRRRCVEAIRRKMEALRRLVPSGGDHRSNDEVEDDGVDELLFRAADYIVRLQVQVKAMQLMVDVLEHTKDS